From Moritella sp. F3:
AACGGGGTCAGGTAAAACAATAACGGCACTGGACTTTGCTGAACAAGCCCTATCTCAAGACTGGGAAGTATTTGTGCTGGGCTCATGGTCAGTAAATGAAAAAGCTTACCTTCATGATTTAAGTGAGGCAAGGGGGATCCAACTTCTTAAGCATGAACGCTTTCACCCTGTTGATACTTTGAGTTTGGGAGAACGCATAATAGACATCAACAACCTACCTCCAAAAACACTGTTTATATGTGATGAAGCTCATCACTTACTAAATAGTCGTGGTGACGTGATAAATAACATCTTAAACACAGGTTGCCCGACTATATTTGTAATTCAAGATTATTTAGATCTCCCTGAAACCGGTGTGTTACCCGATTTTCTAATGGATGACAGTGGCACTCCAGCAGAAAATAATAGACATGGATTTACGCTAACTCACTCTCCCGATATGCTTGAACGTTGGAACGTTAAACCATCTAGTGATGAACTTAATCTAAAAACTGCTATAACGATAATGGACGAGTTAGGCGCGAATTTTGGTGCAACAAAAGACGGAGTATCTTTATTTGGCCGTCCAGAATGCAATGAAAAAGAGATAATTAGTTACTGTGATGAGATGGGAGAAGCAAAACGCTCGGAACTGTTATTAAAACGAGTGCTCTCATTAAGTTCCAAGACCTAAGAGTTTACGAATACTTCTATGCCACCAGCTATCAGCTGGTGGATTAGCCTCTCACAGACATTGCCGTTTACAGATATCACGTCTGAAATCTCGCTGTTGTTGTGTAATGCGATCATCACCTGATGTAGAGAGAAACAACCCAAGGTCTTTATTTGAATCGCCTCGAATCTTTAACCGCAGCATCCTCTTCTATTAACGCATCAAACATAGGTTGACCATGTCAACTGTCTTGGTCATTGATTAGGATGTACTTCAGCAAACTAAACCATTATTAAATAATTCATAGCTTGAACTTAACTCCTTTTAATTTAATTAATTACAACTATTGACGTGGGTACTCGGTACGGTATTATTACTGTGTAAATGTTTTTAAAGTTCATCTGTTATAAATGATGACTAAATCACAATCGAATCTTACTATAAGGATGGTCGTATAAACTGGAACACTCACATAGTAAAACTTGATGGTTATGGTGTTTTAGGCTTCACAAACCACCAGTTAATTTAACTGAATAGGATCCTTTTAATGACTATAACGCAGCTTTTAGAAAAATATAGTATGTCAGATGTCCTAAAGTGGCTGGATGATAATAAAGACAATATTGCTTTAGTACCAGAACATGAACTTGAAGAATTGGTAGAGTTACGAGATCACTGGGAAGGTAAGGCAACTGAACTTGCCGGTGATGTAGCTAAAATGCTCAACGTGGAAATTGGTGAACATAGCTCAGGTAATTGCCCTGTGCAAAATGCCATTGAAGCGGTCTACGCTAAAACGAGCTCTGAAGAAAACGCAGAAAACGATACAGATAATACTGCAAAACCAATAGTAGTAGATGGAGCAAAGTTGATGACAGGTATTATGATATTTGTGTTTGCTATGGTCCTTATCTACAATTAATCGGGTTGAACAGATATAGTAGGATTACCACCAAAAACTAAGTAGAAAACTTATGGCGATTAGATGGTTAAGAGTGATTACTTGGATAGGTCTAGTAAGCGGAATAATTGCGTTAGTATTGTCAATAAATTTTGGTAGCAATTGGGGTGTAACGTGGACCTCTATTTGTGTTATTTGGTGTGGGATTTTGCTCACATTTGTCAAATCTGAATGATGGGAATCTGGGTAATGTCAAATCGTGTAGTTGTTATTTTTCAAAACCCTGAGTACGGCACAGAAGATTTGCCTTTCCCTCCAGTGGGAACGAAAGGTACGGTGATTGGTTCTCTTGATAAATACGGTGATTATGAAGTTATGTTTGATGATTATCCTTGCCCTGTGGGGCTTGAAGAATCTTGGGAAACACATAAATCAATGATCGTGTTTATTGAGGACCCTAAAGTTATTAATGACGGCGTTGAGTCGACCGAATTAGTTGAAAGTTTGATATAGGAAATTGAAATGTTAACGGTTAGATTTATAAATGTTGGGTTTAGCAACGCTAATTTCGAAAGACAATTCGATGGTGTTGCCGATGATATGACGGAAGAATTTATCCTGGGTAATGCTAAAGAACATTGCGGATCTCGCGACCTTGAAGCGTTACTTCACGAAGACGGCGAACGCGGAATTATCATGGGTGGATTAAGGCAAATTGGCGAGTTTGAATTTGTCGAATCCGGCAGTTAACTATTAGGAAATAATTAAACAATGAAAAAATATCTATCAGTTCCATTAATACTGGGTTCCGCAACTATCTTCCTCATAGTAGCTATTTTTTTTGTCAAACTTGGTGCAAATCTGCAAAAGAACACTCAAGTTAAAGATGTACCTGAAATAGCAATTGATGTAGAGGCTTTCGAAGTGCAGTTATATGACTTCACTATAAGTATTAAAAAAGGCTGTACCTTTAACGGGTATAAAAAAGACATTGCCTACACTAAATTTTTTGCTCAATGTGGAAATAGAATAACTGAAATTAAAATTGATCATGAAAACTTCGTCATTCAAAGTTTCGGAGTTGATGAGTCCGCACTGCAAGATGAGCCAATAAAACTCTCTGGAGTAAATTTAGGGGTAGATTTTGAAAAGGTACTTTCTGAGTATAAAAGCTAATTAAATAATAGTAAGAGAATTCCGTGATCAACTTTAAAGGGCAAGAAGTTACTTTATATGACTTATCAATGAGGTATGGCATTGCGTGGTCAACTCTTAATAATCGTCATAAAGCAGGGCTTTGTGACGATGAGTTAGTTACGAAAGGTAAGTTAAGAGCCATTGTTCATTTTGGCAAGAAATCCACGCTTACCCAAATTTCTAAAGACACTGGCATTGCTATTTCTACATTAAAAAACCGTCATGCTAATGGGTTAAGAGATAAAGAACTTATTAACATTAAGCATGGTGGAGTTGGCAATAAGCAATCGGCCACAAAGTTAACTGAAAACGATGTAATTGAGATTAAAATGCTACTCATTACATCTAAATTGAATCAGAAAGAAATTGCAGCAATTTTCGACGCAGACCCCAGCCATATATCAGATATTAAACGTGGCAAGAGATGGGGTGATGTAGTCGTGAATTATGACGAAATAATCAATTAATCAAA
This genomic window contains:
- a CDS encoding AAA family ATPase; this encodes MFLSNGQSLSRLHKNAKQQAKLNSIKLHEAQALIAKEQGYTSWANMIKISTLHPTLKLSLPDKSPVEMLESGGSVPPTFLLQTNRARIGYILGRTGSGKTITALDFAEQALSQDWEVFVLGSWSVNEKAYLHDLSEARGIQLLKHERFHPVDTLSLGERIIDINNLPPKTLFICDEAHHLLNSRGDVINNILNTGCPTIFVIQDYLDLPETGVLPDFLMDDSGTPAENNRHGFTLTHSPDMLERWNVKPSSDELNLKTAITIMDELGANFGATKDGVSLFGRPECNEKEIISYCDEMGEAKRSELLLKRVLSLSSKT